One region of Streptococcus salivarius genomic DNA includes:
- the pta gene encoding phosphate acetyltransferase: MRSLFGELREHISGKGVKIVFPEGNDDRVVRAAARLKFEGLVDPIILGDPAEVHKILNDLGFADFNYTIVNPETYEDFEEMKEKFVEIRKGKATMEDAEKLLHDVNYFGVMLVKLGLADGMVSGAIHSTADTVRPALQIIKTKPGISRTSGVFLMNRENTDHRLMFADCAINIEPNAQELAEIAINTAETAKVFGIDPKVAMLSFSTKGSAKSPKVDRVVQATNIAKEMRPDLAIDGELQFDAAFVPATAAIKAPDSDVAGHANVFVFPGLQAGNIGYKIAQRLGMFEAIGPILQGLNKPVNDLSRGASAEDIYNLAIITAAQALNG, encoded by the coding sequence ATGCGTAGTCTATTTGGTGAACTTCGTGAACATATTTCAGGGAAAGGTGTTAAGATTGTTTTCCCTGAGGGTAACGACGACCGTGTGGTTCGTGCAGCAGCCCGTTTGAAATTTGAAGGATTGGTTGATCCTATTATTTTGGGAGACCCAGCAGAGGTTCACAAAATCTTGAACGATCTTGGTTTTGCAGACTTTAACTATACAATTGTTAATCCTGAAACCTATGAAGATTTCGAGGAAATGAAGGAAAAATTTGTTGAAATCCGTAAAGGGAAAGCGACAATGGAAGATGCGGAAAAGTTGCTTCATGATGTCAACTATTTCGGTGTTATGCTAGTTAAACTTGGTCTTGCTGATGGGATGGTTTCAGGTGCTATTCACTCAACAGCGGATACGGTACGTCCGGCCCTTCAAATTATCAAAACAAAACCTGGTATTTCTCGTACATCAGGTGTCTTCCTTATGAACCGTGAAAATACCGATCATCGCTTGATGTTTGCTGACTGTGCCATCAACATTGAACCAAATGCTCAAGAATTGGCAGAAATTGCAATTAATACTGCCGAAACAGCTAAAGTTTTTGGTATTGATCCTAAAGTGGCCATGCTTAGCTTCTCAACAAAAGGTTCTGCTAAATCGCCAAAAGTTGACAGGGTTGTTCAAGCAACAAATATTGCTAAAGAAATGCGTCCTGACTTGGCTATTGATGGGGAGTTGCAGTTCGATGCAGCATTTGTTCCAGCAACAGCGGCTATTAAGGCTCCAGATAGTGACGTAGCAGGACATGCTAATGTCTTTGTTTTCCCTGGCTTGCAAGCAGGTAACATTGGATATAAGATTGCTCAACGTTTGGGAATGTTCGAAGCTATCGGACCAATCTTACAAGGTCTTAATAAACCAGTAAACGATCTTTCTCGTGGTGCTAGTGCTGAAGACATTTATAATTTAGCTATTATCACAGCTGCTCAAGCTCTTAATGGCTAA
- a CDS encoding peptide ABC transporter substrate-binding protein yields the protein MKKSKWLALAGVALLSVGALAACSSKSGTSGTTYGYVYNSDPESLDYITSNTGPTKTAVTNGVDGLMEADKYGNLVPSVAEDWSVSQDGLTYTYKIRKGVKWYTSDGEEYADVTAKDFVTGLKHAADGKSGALYLVQDSIAGLSDYLSGANKDFSNVGVKAIDDYTLQYTLKKPEPYWNSKTTYGLLFPVNEDFLKNKGKDFGKSTDPTSILYNGPFLLKSLTAKSSIELTKNENYWDKKNVHFDAIKLSYYDGSDQEALERGFTDGAYSLARVYPTSSNYSSVEKKYKDNIYYTAAGASTSAIGVNIDRQSYKFSAKKTDAEKTSTKKALLNKDFRQSINFAIDRTAYQSQMNGKDGAALALRNLFVPSDFVSAGDKTFGDLVTEKISSYGDEWSGVNFTDGQDGLYNAEKAKTEFAKAKEALQGEGVQFPIHLDLPVDQSSKIHVAQAQSLKQTIEQSLGSDNVVIDVNQLSSDDMQNATLNAANAAAEDWDISNGVVWGPDYQDPSTYLDIFKTTSSENTKTFMGYDDPNNAAAAQVGLKDYDALLDSAASETTDLNARYDRYAQAQAWLEDSSLVIPLTVGNGAAPVISRLTPFTGASMQVGDKNSSDYFKYVKPQEKVVTKKEYEQSREKWLKEKKASNEKAQKDLEKHVN from the coding sequence ATGAAAAAAAGCAAATGGTTAGCCCTTGCGGGTGTGGCACTCCTCAGTGTAGGTGCCTTAGCGGCTTGTTCTTCTAAGTCAGGTACTAGTGGAACGACTTATGGTTATGTTTATAATTCAGATCCAGAATCATTGGATTACATCACTTCAAATACAGGACCTACTAAGACAGCTGTGACAAACGGTGTAGATGGTCTTATGGAAGCAGATAAATATGGAAATCTTGTCCCTTCAGTAGCTGAAGATTGGTCTGTCTCTCAAGATGGTCTGACTTATACTTATAAAATCCGTAAGGGAGTTAAATGGTATACTTCTGATGGTGAAGAGTATGCTGATGTGACTGCTAAGGACTTTGTGACTGGTCTTAAGCATGCGGCTGATGGCAAGTCTGGAGCTCTTTACTTGGTGCAAGATTCTATTGCTGGCTTGTCTGACTACCTCTCTGGTGCCAATAAAGATTTCTCAAATGTAGGCGTTAAAGCAATCGACGATTATACATTGCAATACACACTTAAAAAACCTGAGCCATACTGGAATTCTAAAACAACTTATGGCTTGCTCTTCCCAGTTAACGAAGACTTTCTTAAGAACAAAGGAAAAGATTTTGGTAAGTCAACAGACCCAACATCTATCCTCTATAATGGTCCTTTCCTTCTCAAATCTTTGACAGCTAAATCATCTATTGAGTTGACTAAGAATGAAAATTATTGGGACAAGAAGAATGTACACTTTGATGCCATCAAATTGTCATATTATGACGGTTCGGATCAAGAGGCTCTAGAACGTGGTTTCACGGATGGTGCCTATAGTTTGGCTCGTGTCTACCCAACGAGCTCTAACTATTCTTCTGTAGAGAAGAAATATAAAGATAACATTTATTACACTGCAGCAGGTGCGTCTACATCAGCCATTGGTGTTAATATTGACCGCCAAAGCTATAAATTCTCAGCCAAGAAGACGGATGCTGAAAAGACATCAACTAAGAAGGCTCTTCTAAACAAAGACTTCCGTCAATCAATCAACTTCGCAATTGATCGTACGGCTTATCAATCACAAATGAATGGTAAAGATGGTGCAGCTCTAGCTCTACGTAACCTCTTTGTTCCTTCTGATTTTGTCAGTGCAGGTGATAAGACCTTTGGAGATCTTGTAACAGAGAAAATATCCTCTTATGGTGATGAATGGTCAGGTGTAAACTTTACTGATGGTCAAGATGGCCTCTACAATGCTGAAAAAGCTAAGACTGAGTTTGCCAAAGCCAAAGAGGCTCTTCAAGGAGAAGGGGTACAATTCCCAATTCACTTGGACCTTCCTGTTGACCAAAGTTCTAAAATCCATGTTGCTCAGGCCCAATCTTTGAAACAAACCATTGAACAATCATTGGGTAGCGATAATGTGGTTATCGATGTTAACCAATTGTCATCTGATGACATGCAAAATGCGACTCTTAATGCGGCAAATGCTGCAGCAGAAGACTGGGATATTTCTAACGGTGTGGTTTGGGGTCCAGACTATCAAGATCCATCAACTTATCTTGATATCTTCAAAACAACATCAAGTGAAAATACCAAGACTTTCATGGGATATGATGATCCAAACAATGCAGCAGCAGCCCAAGTAGGTCTTAAAGATTATGATGCCTTGCTTGATTCAGCAGCTTCAGAAACAACAGACCTCAACGCTCGTTACGACCGTTATGCTCAAGCTCAAGCTTGGTTGGAAGATAGCTCTCTTGTCATTCCATTGACTGTTGGTAACGGTGCAGCACCAGTTATCTCACGTTTGACACCATTTACGGGTGCTAGCATGCAGGTGGGTGATAAGAACTCATCAGACTACTTCAAATATGTGAAACCACAAGAAAAAGTAGTCACTAAGAAAGAATATGAACAAAGTCGTGAAAAATGGCTTAAAGAAAAGAAAGCATCTAACGAAAAAGCTCAAAAAGATCTTGAGAAACACGTTAATTAA
- a CDS encoding RluA family pseudouridine synthase: MRYEFTVGRSCRVKTFLKEHDISKGLLAKIKFEGGHIWVNGEEQFATYPVHEGDVVAIEIPDEAPHETLKPIPFDLDIVYEDDNFLVINKPYGYASIPSVNHDNTMANFVKHHFVSNNYPNQRVHIVTRLDKDTSGLMLFAKHGYAHARMDKQLQQKSIKKHYYALVEGDTKLEKQGEIIAPIARDEDSIITRRVHKSGKYAHTSYRLVGDYGRVKLVDINLHTGRTHQIRVHFAHLGLPLLGDDLYGGSLDYGIERQALHCHRLAFVDPFTKKEMVHASSLTDDFEIVIMNLQTKKD; this comes from the coding sequence ATGAGATATGAGTTTACAGTAGGGCGTTCTTGTCGTGTCAAGACCTTTTTGAAGGAGCACGATATTTCAAAAGGACTTCTGGCCAAGATTAAGTTTGAAGGTGGTCATATTTGGGTCAATGGCGAGGAGCAGTTTGCGACTTATCCTGTCCATGAAGGAGATGTGGTTGCCATTGAAATCCCTGACGAGGCACCGCATGAAACCTTGAAGCCAATTCCTTTTGACTTGGATATCGTCTATGAGGATGATAACTTCTTGGTGATTAATAAACCCTATGGCTATGCTAGTATTCCAAGTGTTAACCACGATAATACCATGGCTAATTTTGTCAAACATCATTTTGTCAGCAATAATTATCCCAACCAGCGTGTGCATATTGTGACACGTTTGGATAAGGACACCTCTGGTCTCATGCTGTTTGCTAAGCATGGTTACGCCCATGCTCGTATGGATAAACAGTTACAACAGAAGTCTATCAAGAAACATTACTATGCCTTGGTTGAAGGTGACACCAAACTTGAGAAGCAGGGTGAAATAATTGCACCGATTGCGCGTGATGAGGATTCCATTATCACACGTCGAGTCCATAAGTCGGGGAAATATGCCCACACTAGTTATCGTTTGGTAGGTGATTATGGTAGGGTTAAACTGGTTGATATCAATTTGCATACTGGGCGTACTCACCAGATTCGCGTCCACTTTGCCCACTTAGGCCTTCCCCTTTTGGGAGATGATCTTTATGGTGGTTCTCTAGACTATGGTATTGAGCGCCAGGCCTTGCATTGTCACCGTCTTGCATTTGTTGATCCTTTCACCAAAAAAGAGATGGTCCATGCATCTTCCTTGACAGATGATTTTGAAATCGTTATCATGAATTTACAAACTAAAAAAGATTGA